AAACTCAGTGGCTCATTTGATGATATgatcgttggattaaatttagtgtttctttgcaGAATCATATATGTCAAAtttttcactacaaatgaatgttttGGTGATTTTGGATTTGTCGAATTTTTTACAACGATGATCTATGAataatgtactaaaatatagatGATTCAGATCGTTGTAATACATTACAAAGTGAGTCCTACAATGTAAGTGTAAAAAAAGCGTAGGTCACAAGATCctgactatatatatatttacagcCTTCCTAAAGCATGTATCAATGCACCTGAATTAATCATCTGAATCCTCCGAACTTGGATCAGAATCGGAAGCCTAGGAAGTCCTGGAAGCCTCCTTGATCCAGAGTCCCTTCACCTCTTCTTCCCATGGCGCGTTACCTGGAACCATCCTTTGATCCCTTTGATTTCCAAAATTTCACCTTCATCATCCGATTTGTCGCCTAAAACCCTAAATGCACAGTCTCCACTTTTTCCCACACAAAAAGGCCCCACAAGTTCTCCACTGCCATCATCCTGTGACATATATATAGGCAAGGATTACAAATTGATATTTTATACTACTACTCTAATTTACGGAGTGAGGAATTCAAACAAATTGTAGACACGTATATGAAATGAAGATTACTACTGTAATTCCCTATATTGGCACATTTACTAAGAAAAGAAACTAACAAAGAAAGAACTTATAAGGTTTCTTATTATGAATTCTACCTTTCTGCACATCCACCAAAAGTAGAACGGCTTGATCTTCTTGTGCACAGCACATGAAAAGGGCCAACAATCTCCATCTCCACCACTACCatttcttctccttcatcaGTGATTGGTTTCCCTCCCCTTCTTATGCATTTTGCTTAGCAAAAGCAGAGATATGTGAGAGACAAATAAAACTCAAGGACTAAACTAGCTAGCAAGAACTTACAGTTAAGGCTCTATGATATTGGGCATCTTCATCATACCTGCACATAAATACAATGGAAGATGACCAACTTCCAAAATCTCTCTGTTACATTTCTTGCAATCAACTCGGATGTGGTAAGGGAGGGAAGGGTTCTCCCAGCCGCCTTCTGGCCACTGAAATGTACAGAGTGAGCCGGCGAGTTCTTGGCATCGTGCCCAGTTTGCAGTGCAAAATGTACcttaaccaacacttgtgacctctctctctctctctctctctctctctctctctctctctcaatgaaTACTTCAAAGCACCTGCATATGGGGACTCATAATTCTGCTTCTTATTGGGGCTCCATTTATTAGTGAAAGAGATCAAACAATTTTAAACAATTAAGCTAGCTTCCCCTAAACTGCACGGTAATAATGGAGAGGCTCCAACGACTCATTAATCCTTCTGTATATGTAACATGTTTTTTTGCCGAATTTCCACTGccatttcttctctctctttcccatttTTGGAGTTCTTTTCCTTGGACCATGCATCAAGAAATGAACTGCAGTTGGCTTCTGAAAACAGTAAAACCCTGCTACACTGTGTTCCAGGAAATAGCAAAACCTTGCCACCCCATCCatgtcaacttttttttttttattcttcttcttcttcttgctttcTTCAATGAAAGCGCTAGGTTGAAAACCCCAATGAAGATCTTCAACTCCTTTCGGTTCTAGTATTCACGTATTTTCATTTCTAGGGTTACACAAGTTCTTTGGTGAGCATTTGGATTTGTAGTGGTTAATTAGAAATATTGATATTTTAGCTGCCCTTGCATGCATTTCAGAAGGCTGTGAAATACAAATGAAAATGCCTATAGAAGTTGAAGAACTCACCAAAGTCACATGTTTTCTGAAAATGTAGTCCATCTCTTCCTCCTTTTGTCTTCTTTCTGGTGCAAGAtcaatattcttttttttttttttttttaattgaaacaaGATGAATATTCAAGCATAAAAAACACGACATAATCACACATACCTCCATCCAACCTAAATATTTGATTTGATCCAGGATTTTTTATGAATTAGGGCTTCCAGttttcacagagagagagagagacacaagctctttctgctttttttttttttttttaaataaaaaaaaatggtaaatcaAGTTGGAAGAGGAAACGACACGAGTTAACGAACTCAAGTCTTTCTCGATACAAACACAACAACAAACATATCCCTAGCCGTCCGCTTTGGAGGCAGTGGCAACCCCTAAttcttctcctccttttcttcccattctctcttatCTCAGTTTTTTTCTAACAAATAAAAATACTCAACTGTAAATGCATCAGATTTTTATGCAAATGTAGAagtagttgatgaagtcgtctcgACAAAATAAGTGACTAGCGCACATATTGAATGGGGATGCATAGATGGAGTTTCatgggttaattacactaaaCACCTCATGAGGTTTTTCGTATATTCACAAAACTCCTTCGAGTTTGAGAAAGTACACTAACATCCCATAAGGTTTTAATTCAATTTCACATTATCCCTTTAAGGACAAATTTACTTTATGgtcaattatttaataaataaaaaacttgtaTAACTATAATATTCATTAAATTTGTCTAAAAGGGGTAATGtgaaattgaattaaaactttAGTAAGTGCTAATGTAATTTTTAAACCTCAGGGTGTTAATGTGATTAATCGAATTGAAATATAGATCATGGAAGATTGAAATGTCTCTATaactctttccttttttttttaattaaaaaaaaagaaaaaaaaagtgcaagCAATCAAACAATTGAAAACTAATATCATGCATGTGTCCTTCAAAgtccattttttttgttacatagTGGTCATCTTGCCCTTAAATTCGAtcaaaaatagaaattaaaacgCTAAAAAGCACACTTACTCATCTTCCACCCTTGATATCAAATCTAAAAAGTAAGTGATCATATATTCTTTGATCACTTGATGACTAGGAAAACATTTCTACTATCGTTGAAAAATCCCATCTGCTTTTTACAAGCAATAATGCAGATGTTATACATTTGTTGCATATTTGGCATGATAAACTAATTTCTTCCACTACTGACAAGGATCACTTTACTTCCAATCCACCACAAtttgcttgaaaatttgaaaaagataACGTAAGAGCATATGTCAGTGTAAGATTCAACATCCAAGGATTTTGAGTTTCCATGGTATTTAagaaggatttggatcctctcatgAGCTTAGGAGGCTGAGCCTCCTGAGCAAAACACACAAACcgttagattttgatccaacgactacaaacaggaggaccctttaaaagttataataattgtagttagtggatcaaaattcaacagTCTGTATGCTTTGCTCAAGAGGATCAGCCTCCTAAGCTCAGGAGTGGATCCAAATCCATTTAAGAGAAGCTTGATTGAAAAGGACATGCCATTGCCAAACAAATAAGACAATGTATCAATTGAAGCCGCATTTACAAATGAATCAAGACCTTTCTGGATCTCTATGCTTGGAGTTTAAGGACTCGAAGATCTGAGCCGTTGAATAGAAAGAGATTTGGATCCCTGATTTGTGAGTGAGCCGGTAGGATGAACTAATCGAGGCCGTAGGATTGAAATTATGTGGTCTGAATCTCTGTCCAAATGCTTCGGACAGAGTGATCCAGAGAAGATATCAATTCTACAAATATAGCCACAATGTGAGTTCAATTATGACTACTACTAGTCTACTAGACTTAACGAGATACAAACAAATGGTGTACTCCACCATGCTCCCACCTCTTTCTACCCCTCAAAAAGCGACCTTCCATCAATTAGGCTCTGAACAACTAACCTCGCTACCCGTATGTAACATTTTACATTACGTCGGATTACAACAGCTGCTTATACTCCCACTTCAGGGTGCTAATTCTACAAGGATATTCACTACAGCGGTACAAATCAAAAGTAAAAACGAGTACAGGTAAACGCCTAAACATCTATATAAAAACATTGTATGCTCCACATATATGACCTAATGTAAAGTGAACTGATGAATGAAGTTCACTGCAGCTGCAATCTGGCATAAAGTGAACCGAGAATTTTAAGTCCTGCCTTTGAAGCAACCCCTCGTACGACAGGTACTCCAACAAAAGAGTGACAATTTACCATTCCTACTTCAATTGGTTCCTTGACTGCTAAAGAGAGAGTTgcagttttttcttctcttcgaTTCAGGTTCACCTAACTGCAACGAAACAGAAATCTCTTCATCCGAGCTACTCTGCAATGCCAAAAGGTTTTTTGATACCGGATGTTCCTCTTGATTGCTTTGATTTATTGGAGATCTGTTGGTGGCACTGGGAATGAATTGGTGTTCTACATTAGGAGCAGTTTCAACACCATTTTCTATGCGAAAGTCACCGTGCATGAATGGTCGAATCAGTCCCTGACAGGACTCACCTTCAATTGGAATTTTCTGAAGATTGAAACCCAAAGGTCCAAAGTCATCTTCTAGCTTATCTTTAGAAGGGCCCCGGACAGCTGGGGATGACTCCCCAACTGTGGAACCAATCCCCACAGCTGAAGCATTTCGTTGCTCTTGGATAGCAGCTATGTTAACATAAAGCAGACAGGAGTCAGGAAAATGTGCTGAACAAAGCCAAGGTcagtaaaaacataaaactctACTTGTTTTTTAAGAGTATGCACACTGTTCAATTAAATCAGCAGAAccaaaaaagagggaaaaatggaagaaaaaaaaaaaaaaaaaaaacaatgggaTGGTTTAGAAACACAAACCTTGAAAGCCTTCATTGGTCGTTATCAGATCAAGATCAAGGAGCTGAAGAAGACGCCCAAGATCAACTCCACTGGTCCAATTTTCAGGCGGTTGGCCAATTTTTAGTTTCAAGCGACCACGGTTAGCTGTCCCACCCCAAATGATCCCAACCGGTCGTGGCTTCTCCCCATTCTGACCAGTCAATAGAATGAGGCTTCCACTATCGCCTTCAAGATCAAAACTCTGCTGATTCTCTCCAACAACAAGAAAATCAGTAAAGAAACATATCCCTTTTTCATCATTGTATTCTAGGGCATACGCCATGATGGTCCCAGTTGTCAAGCCTGAACTTCTCCCAACTTTGATTACTTGCCTTCCAATAAGACTGTTGATTGGAGACTGCAAGTCTATGGTGTTGACATCACCAATCTCACCTATGCCTCTTACAGTTGTAATTACATTGTTCATGTTGAAATCTTGGGCAAAAGGAATGAAGGCACCATCAGCTCGCACAAATGTTTCTGCAGGGGCACCAAATCATAATAGGCACATGTCGGGGTCAGAACTTGATGAGAAACCCAATAGAGCAAGTGTGAAGTTGCAGAAAATGAGAAACTACAAATTATCTTGTCCAGAGTGCTGCTCAAATAATATGTGGAAGATCAAACTCAACCTTATAACAAGACCGACTGTATGTTTGTGCCTTAAACCTTTCATACCAAGATGTGCCTTCCCAATACAGATCAATTGAAAGCTATTATGTCTTAGACAATGTagacacaaaataaataattaagatGTAAACATATTGGGTTATTTTGCGAGGACAAGGCACAAGGTACATAACCTGGTTTCTTCAACTAAGTGATGATAGGCTCTACTGTCTTTATCTAATTTTCCCCTATTTTCAAGAAACACTTTCAACCTCATAAACAATAGCTACTGACTATTTGCAACGGCAGATGCACACAAGCTTTTCTAATGGCCAAAATTTGAAACTCCGTTACCTGGGTTTGTTCCAGCAAATATGCCATACCAAAGTTCATCTGTGATAAAAGATGTTGCCCTCTCCACAGCGCCAAGATACACCCCAGGTCCAAGGCTTGGTGGCAAAGGATGAAACATTTTCTGGTTTGGATAGTCCAAATCAACTGCCACATGCCGATTTGTGAGAAAACCAACCTGTCGATTTCCTGTTCGGCTTTTAACAATAGCACCCAGAGTTCCACACGTCTCCTGGCTAGCAacctaaagaagaagaaaatcaatTATGTAAACTTAAAAAGTTGAGACACAATGTACAGACAGATCTCTGATCAACAATTTAATATTTAGGGTATATGATAAGTTTTGTAAATTCACTGATATTCCTAAAGCTTAAACAGTTGGGAATCTTCAGATGCAGGCCAATATTCTAATACGCTCCCTCATGTTGGGCCTTTCCCTAGCACTAGTGAGACCAACACATAAAACTCAACATAGAGAGGTTATACTGGAATGGATATGAACTCAAGATCTCCCGCTCTAATACTCTGACAAGTTTCATCACTTTACCACTGTTCCCAAAAGTTTCAGTTTCTTGAATTGGAAAGCATATAGCGAACcataaatccttttttttttaagagtaaTGAGCAAATCACTGGCCAAATAAGACCCATCCAAATCTTATGTACTGATTTTGTTTGATATCAAATCCAGCATACCAATTACTGGCCAAATGAGAAGATCCAGTCTCATACTCTTAAGTGTTTAAGGATATGAACCAAACCAATTACATGACAGGCATCATCCCTGGAAACCCATTCGCTTGAACTCAAGCAAGCCAAGTGAAGCAAAGATAACTCTATTTAATATTGCAAAGTACCTCACCCATTCATTATGTCATCATTGGATAGTCTTTTAATGGAGCTGTAAAGACCTCAATAACACCTAGGCAACGTTCCAGTTCCGATATAGGTAATGATCTTCTTAGACAAGCCACTCATAAGATTATTACCTTATCAACTAGCTAACTAGCGTAACCCCCTCTTCTAGTCAATTCCACCTTGGCTAACCAGCCTATGGGCACGGCTATTGTTGCCCTCCCAATGGCAGTTTTATGCATTATAGTTATACTATAATAGTTTTCCTTATATCacattaaaattaagaaatttagtGAACATTAACATATGTAACCGTAATCTGAACCTAATAGGTACTTGGTATCTATATTATTTAGTCACTATCTGAACTTGCAGATCAACACACCAAATTACCAACCACCACAGAAAACAATTAGATAAcagcaattttctcaagaaaatacCTGGGAACCAGAACCAATGCATGGATCACTTCCCCTCAAGCCATCTGCGAGCACTGTGTACAGCTGTTCTTTAGGAGTTGAAGCCGGGGAACCATAGTAGGCAAATTCGACAACATCCACATCACACCATACACCTCCTGGCCCCTGCACCATTTTTTAAATGcagaaaccaaacaaaacaagaacctAGTCAAAGATCAAAACAACCAAttagcattaaaaaaaaaaaaaaaatcaatatccTGACAAGCTTATCATTCTGACCAGCATCATGATTACtgtgaaataaagaaaacaacttGACTATGATTAAACAAATATTATGCAGCTAACGACAAAGTACAATGtcattgacaaaataaaatctaaaaaacaGAATATATAAGACAATAAAATTTCCACCTCAAGGTAAGCAGGTAGACATTGTACATGGCTGATCCATTGCCTGTGAGCTTTACGGGCAACAAAGACAAGAATGGCTGGAATGTCTGTTAAGACACCCTTCTGAATCCGAAACCCAATTGCTGTGCCAAGACTAAACCGGCGCAAGATCTTGCTATGGAATGCCCTGATGGTCATCAGCTCAAGTAAGGTAGTAGCCTGCTTCCCTGATGGCAACCGGCCCAAAGTTTCAGGAAGATCTTCCTTCTGAAGATTTCCGAAATAGTTGGCTCTATCTTCCACTGCATCACTTAATCGACTAAATGTAGGCCATGAGAAGTAGGCAGCATTGCTCTCAGAGTGACCACCAGATGCAAAAGGCTGGAGGGCCGATGGACTAAATGAAGGTAGATAAGGATGATGACTGCAGTAATTCCTTTCCAAGTCTAGAGCAGATTCCTCAGACTGTGTTAATCCAGAGTGATGATGGAATCTTAAATCTAATCTGTTCCTGTCCATCTTCCAGCTCTCCTACGTCATATAAATGCATCTCTCAGGAGATTCATATTTGTGATAAGAGGCACCAAATCATAAAGATAACCTACAACttcattcttcttcttgttcagCCTTCAATGACACTTAAAAGATctagattcaaaagaaaagaagcaaTCACAAAAGAATTATGAACCGCTCGTCAATAGAAAACCCCGGAAAGAAAATAGTAGACAAGAAGGGgagaaagaaataaagacagaaaagaaaggaaatatAAGAGACTACTCTGAGATAGCTAGAACAATGAAAAGAATCAGCATGCCAAAGAACTATGCAAGTTCTTAAAGACCGATGAGATCAATCTAATCTGAACCAAAATCCTATGAGTAAATGTTGAATATTAACAAGTGGAAAATGGCACAGAGTGCACATTTAAGCTGTCCTTTATCTAAATTGTCAATTTTacctacatttaatcatcttaAGGATAGCACAATATATGAAAATGCCAGCTAAACATTTAATACCAGCTACTCTCTCTGTTTCAAAGCTCAAGGGTTCACAAACTCTTCAAAATGCATCTGAGGAAATGAATCCCATGATAAAGATTGGAActataagaaaattaatgaatgcATACGCATGAGAAGGAAAACACCCCTTTCTTATGCAGAAATAACAAGcaaaattaaagcaaaaaagGGAGAAACGGTGGGGTAGCTTGCCACAAGCAGAAGAAAGATGTAgagataaaaatatatatatacatatatacacagagagagagagagagagagagagagagagagagagagagagagagagcaaaacCCAGACCCAGACACCGTTTCACGATATAGGTTGAAGTAAACTGAGAAAAAGGACCTAGATTGTTCATATTGTTCACAATGAGAGAAGAAGAGACCGAACCCAGAAAGCAAAACACCCCAAATTCACACCTTGCTCAGAACCCAGATAGAATTTTTATCAAAACCAAAAGATAACAACAAATTTAAAAGCCATACTTAGAGAGAAGAGAGCTCACTGATCAACAATGGTGGAGGTGTGGAGGGCCTCAAAGCAAAGCCCTTTGAAGACTTTCATGCCCTAATGAAGAATTTCCCCCACACCCATCATCTAAAAGATCAAGATTATGTGCTACAATCACTCCATCAAATAATCTAAATACCATCCAGCAAAAAggattagtatttttttttccacaaacaCAGAAAAAGTGATAGAGAGTGAGAAAAAAGAGCTGCTATATTTGGAGATGGTTTGATAGTGTTgtgcttaattaaaaaaattaaaaaaagtagtaggattctgtttttttttttttttcctcctctctctttttctcataTTTGAACTGTCACAGTTAAgtcatgttaatattttatattaatttttttatagaaagaaaaagacaaaatagagaaggtaagaggaggggatggaaggagGAGGGGATGAAAGGGGATGGaaggaggaggggagagaatcctaatccgaaaaaaaaaactgcttctgttaTACTGCGAGAATAAACGgatgtgaaataaagcagtagagtgtttgttaaactttttttgtaaaagtgcttttagtaaaaaaaaacagTGTTAAAATGTTcgataaatttttatgtaaaaccaCTACGACTggtaaaatgactaaaaaagaTATGATGttgaatattatataataatttttttatcttttcttttgtcatGACATTTATAAGATTTATATAAACTATTTATAAACAGTTGTGAGCTTTGAAGAATGTactttcaccttttttttattaagatatttataatttttttattctattattttttctaaGAATCGTTTCTTCTTTACCTtgtccttattttatttttgcagaaCATTTGTATATTCTATCTTCCGACGCTCACTTCCTATCTCCCCtttctttctctgtctctctttgCCTGATCCTAAGGAAGGCTAGGTCGTGGGGAAAGGAAGGCTGGGTCACATCAACCGATTCGCGGAAGATGGATGAACTTCGATTTCAGGACTTACTGTCTGCGTTAGAGGCGAAGGCGTTGACGCTTTCTAGTTGAGATTTTGGGTGTCAACAGAAGGGTGCAAATCTAGCATTCTTTGTGCAACCCAGATTTTGACAAAGCCCAGAAATCCGACGAAAAGGTCccaaatttcaacaaaacccagaaatccgACGAACCTCCTGCCGCTCCTGTCCCAGAAATCCCAAGAAGCTCAGAGTCAGAAAGTACGGAAGAGAGACGTGGCTGGGTCGGCGACGAAGTCGACAGGTATaatgtataatttatttaattgctaaAGGCCATTTTGGGTATTGGAAAATTTCGTTAAAGGTCTCAGCGCCTCTTGCGAAATCGGTTTGCGCAGAAGCTGAGCAAGCAAAAAAagtcgatttttcaaagctaggttttgtagctttgtgtttttggctttttttcaccaaaaactgtgaaaaaaaaaactaaagttgaatgtttatcaaacataaaaaaactcccagcttttttttttatacctactTTTTTCAGAAGCATCTCAGTACCAGGGCTTACTATATAAAAACAGGAGCTTTGAAGTTTAGAGAATGAGAAGGTTTATACTTTCCACTCTTTGGactttgtagagagagagagagagagagagagagagagagagcatataATATCTAGTATCCGgtattgtttcataaataatacaaGGAACCATTTTTCTGAGTATTTGTTTAGTAccctttttcccctttttttttttctttctttctttctttttcctttctcctTTTTTGCACCTCATCACATTTCTCTTGGTGGGATGTTTTAATGGAGGTGAGatatttgggggggggggggggggggagaaagGAAAATTCATCTTTTGGATCCCATTGATATTTAATTTGGAGGTGGGGAATAGGGCGACTCCATATTTGCTCCCCAAAAGTAGCACACTCTATCTTCTATTATAGGGTTAGGGGTAGAGTGAGTGAGTGAAAGCAaagattcaatttttctttAGAAATTGCAATTCACATTAAGCTCCTTTTTTCTTGCGTAATTCATTTGGGTTTTAAGAGTGGTTATTGTTTTTAAGCCATGGTTAATTAAGGGTTAATAGATAATTAGACACATTAGGGTATGATTAGATGTGGGGCATGTGggtgggagggagagagagttggAGACAAACCCTTATGTCTCTATCTCCCTACATCAAATCAAAAATGCCTTGTTTGCTGCATTATCTTCAACTTTTCTGCTGCACCACACCAACTTATCTCTTCTTCATTCGTCATTCAATTATAATATAATGATAATATTAATTACTCTGGTCTGCCTTAAAACTTCTTCCAAGTTAATTGATAATCTGATAGACTGATAGTGATATGCAATttgatatatacacacacatatgtgcatatattagtatatatatgtgtatatatactaGTTCTGcagtatatatatgtgtatatatactcTATATATTATATGAGGTTTATATAGCGCACACACATATCTGATAGACTGATAGTGATATGCAATTGACCAAGTTAATGTTGACTTAATACTTCTTCCAAGTTAATTGATAATCTGATAGACTGATAGTGATATGCAATttgatatacacacacatatgtgcATGTAttagtatatatatgtgtatatatactaGTTCTGcagtatatatatgtgtatgtatactCTATATATTATATGAGGTTTATATGGCACAAAGCAAGCTAAGTTTGCAATCACTTTCTGGCCTGCTTGGGGCCCTTTgaagttggatgattgcattTTGGGTATGTCAGCTTTTTTGTCATGTATTTATTTGTAGTCTACATTTGGCAAAAGATATGAACTTGCCCAGCATGGCTAGCTCAATCCCAACCAaccgtgagagagagagagagagagagagagagagagaagagagagagagagagagagagagagagagagagggatcaAAAGACTCCAATAAGATGTCATCCTCAAAGAAAAATTTCCACAATGCAATTATTTGATTAATGTCCACAAAGATGGGCCCACCACAATgatcttgttttctttttcagaaTGGAATTTCGATTTTGCTAATTGTAGGAGCACTCACAGCCAGTGTGTCCTTGAGATTGAGAGTCCTTTGCTCTgatgatattttcttttcttttttgtcttttgCTTTTGCATCATTAATAGGCCCATCTCCTTCAAAAAGTGACTCAATTTCTTATAAATCTGGCCTTCATCATCAAActaagatgaagaaaaaatcCGCAGATGTTCAGGTTAATGTTTTTAAATTCTCACTCTCGTAAGTTAAAGTAGAATGTTGCGTTGTAAATAGGAGTGGATAAATAGTTGTGGGCTGTTGGTGATATATTTCCCTTTTAAAGAGAAGGTTGTGGGTTCAAATTTGCTCTATGAGACTGTAAGGGGATTGAAGAAGCATAGAAAAAatagaactttaacgaaaagttttctaACTGTTCACTTGAACAAAAAATACGTTTTtgcattaaaaaatcaatcctgatactattcactttaccctttattttgttcttatcgttaaagctcaagtttttaaacatttctttagttttccttaaaaaaaaaaaaaaaaaaaaaaggtgctcTGACAATTTGTAATCGTTTTCCTTCTCTTGGTCATGGGGGCCCTTACATGGGACATTTTGGGAGAAGACCTTCCACATATCGTCGAAggtaaatttaaaccacattattattagtccattgtaaggcttagcctATCCTCATTACtcctttagtatagataatatcgtttgttaaaaaaaaaaaaattccaccgATTTACATGCCTAAATCTAAATTATCTCCATTTTTTGCATTATTTTTGAGAAAATCCATATAACATGCTTCGGTTTGTAATTTGGGTTCTGTTTCCAAATAGGCCCAATTACAACTTGGAAGAGATTAACGAACAG
This genomic stretch from Pyrus communis chromosome 2, drPyrComm1.1, whole genome shotgun sequence harbors:
- the LOC137725638 gene encoding protein NARROW LEAF 1-like — protein: MDRNRLDLRFHHHSGLTQSEESALDLERNYCSHHPYLPSFSPSALQPFASGGHSESNAAYFSWPTFSRLSDAVEDRANYFGNLQKEDLPETLGRLPSGKQATTLLELMTIRAFHSKILRRFSLGTAIGFRIQKGVLTDIPAILVFVARKAHRQWISHVQCLPAYLEGPGGVWCDVDVVEFAYYGSPASTPKEQLYTVLADGLRGSDPCIGSGSQVASQETCGTLGAIVKSRTGNRQVGFLTNRHVAVDLDYPNQKMFHPLPPSLGPGVYLGAVERATSFITDELWYGIFAGTNPETFVRADGAFIPFAQDFNMNNVITTVRGIGEIGDVNTIDLQSPINSLIGRQVIKVGRSSGLTTGTIMAYALEYNDEKGICFFTDFLVVGENQQSFDLEGDSGSLILLTGQNGEKPRPVGIIWGGTANRGRLKLKIGQPPENWTSGVDLGRLLQLLDLDLITTNEGFQAAIQEQRNASAVGIGSTVGESSPAVRGPSKDKLEDDFGPLGFNLQKIPIEGESCQGLIRPFMHGDFRIENGVETAPNVEHQFIPSATNRSPINQSNQEEHPVSKNLLALQSSSDEEISVSLQLGEPESKRRKNCNSLFSSQGTN